One part of the Phycisphaeraceae bacterium genome encodes these proteins:
- a CDS encoding glycosyltransferase produces MVLPPTGVSILSDDDPIGYIGRGVAREWEFRMRILMLGWEFPPFIAGGLGTACYGLTRALDRLGHEVLFVLPRAVDRSKSSHIRLISPSGPVRIATGSSARPHGPGESSGSDTASIDPDDAGSQIAPFDEPPSWHSINGFEHALFNAVPASRSSPYPAFGSTAPGSKAVRIGPSGEVEHASESGVEAAPLPEAPHSVVLGPLGGGSSAAGPGYGSDVVGDSERYARLVYAMCRNERFDVIHAHDWMTFPAGLALAQRVGKPLVVHVHSTEFDRSGEHINQRVYDIERRGMHGALRVIAVSEMTKSICAHRYGVDGRKIDVVYNGIDSETAQPHSADRLTSKDKIVLFLGRITMQKGPEYFIRAAKRVLEKVPEAKFVVAGSGDMAVRMIEEAAHLGIGHRVLFTGFLRGPQVDRIFRMADCYVMPSVSEPFGIAPLEAMRNDVPAIISKQSGVSEVLTHVLKVDFWDIDEMANKIVAVLRHPPLSQTLREHGSFELRKLTWDGAATKCVQSYGAAIGGSAVGAAQ; encoded by the coding sequence GTGGTCTTGCCGCCGACGGGCGTGTCTATCCTGAGTGACGACGACCCCATCGGCTACATTGGCCGCGGCGTCGCCCGCGAGTGGGAGTTTCGGATGCGCATCCTCATGCTCGGGTGGGAGTTTCCACCCTTCATCGCCGGCGGTCTTGGGACCGCGTGCTACGGCCTTACCCGGGCGCTGGATCGCCTGGGGCACGAGGTGCTGTTCGTGCTGCCACGGGCGGTTGACCGCTCCAAGTCGTCGCACATCCGGCTGATCTCCCCGTCAGGGCCGGTGCGGATCGCGACCGGCAGCAGCGCTCGGCCGCATGGCCCGGGCGAGAGTTCCGGTTCCGACACCGCCAGCATCGACCCCGACGACGCGGGCTCACAGATCGCGCCGTTCGACGAACCGCCCAGTTGGCACAGCATCAACGGCTTTGAGCACGCCCTGTTCAACGCGGTGCCCGCTTCTCGCTCGAGCCCCTATCCGGCCTTTGGTTCGACGGCGCCAGGCTCAAAGGCCGTCCGAATCGGACCGAGCGGCGAGGTCGAGCATGCAAGCGAATCGGGGGTGGAGGCCGCGCCGCTGCCCGAGGCGCCCCACTCGGTCGTCCTCGGCCCGCTCGGCGGTGGTTCGAGCGCCGCGGGGCCCGGCTACGGGAGCGATGTCGTCGGCGACAGCGAGCGGTACGCCCGTCTGGTCTACGCGATGTGCCGAAACGAGCGGTTCGATGTGATCCACGCCCACGACTGGATGACGTTCCCGGCTGGTCTTGCCCTTGCCCAACGGGTCGGGAAGCCCCTGGTCGTGCACGTGCACTCGACGGAGTTTGACCGGTCGGGCGAGCACATCAATCAGCGTGTGTACGACATCGAGCGCCGCGGGATGCACGGCGCGCTGCGAGTCATCGCGGTCTCGGAGATGACCAAATCGATCTGCGCCCATCGCTACGGTGTGGACGGGCGCAAGATCGATGTCGTCTACAACGGGATCGACTCCGAAACCGCCCAGCCTCACTCGGCCGACCGGCTGACCTCGAAGGACAAGATCGTTCTGTTTCTGGGCCGCATCACCATGCAGAAAGGCCCCGAGTACTTCATCCGAGCCGCGAAGCGGGTGCTGGAGAAGGTGCCTGAGGCCAAGTTCGTCGTCGCCGGATCGGGGGACATGGCCGTGCGGATGATCGAAGAGGCTGCCCACCTGGGGATCGGACACCGCGTGCTCTTCACCGGGTTCCTGCGCGGCCCGCAGGTGGACCGCATTTTCCGGATGGCCGATTGTTATGTGATGCCCAGCGTTTCGGAGCCATTCGGCATCGCGCCGCTCGAGGCGATGCGCAACGACGTACCGGCGATCATCTCCAAGCAGTCGGGCGTGTCGGAGGTGCTGACGCACGTCCTGAAGGTCGACTTCTGGGACATCGACGAGATGGCAAACAAGATCGTGGCCGTGCTGCGTCACCCACCGCTCAGCCAAACCCTACGCGAGCACGGATCCTTTGAACTCCGAAAACTGACCTGGGATGGGGCCGCGACCAAGTGCGTGCAGTCCTACGGCGCCGCGATAGGTGGCTCCGCGGTCGGCGCCGCACAATAA
- a CDS encoding ABC transporter permease subunit, with protein sequence MFGQLLTIAKNTFKESVRQPIYFVLVMLCGVLILLSTWGTGFSMGYTESGEVSSDNKLLLDIGLATVFVCGMLLAAFIATAVISREIENRTVLTVVSKPVKRPVVVLGKYLGVAAAMLIAVVTMLMFLQMAIRHGVLSTASDELDGPVLLFTFLAVFIAFAVGIWCNFFYGWVFTQTATLLLCPLMLVAWVCVLVVSPKWQIQPIATSFKLQITMASIAVVLAQLVLAAIATAASSRLGQVMTIVVCAGVFMLGLLSNHLFGRLAYRNEWVGRIDQVFPTKARDEGLTEPGMSYMVALQNEPKQTIKPGDCFFYSPSPNGIPMLTRSFPPFKGDVAERSELLSPTVPPSLIVTEVKGKQVTVMRAGGAGPLFQGEGGASGLFITPRPPARLDYVFLRETQVNVPALVVWGLVPNVQFFWLLDAVTQNQPIPWSHIGLVALYAAAQIGVFLSVAVIFFQRREVG encoded by the coding sequence ATGTTCGGCCAACTCCTCACGATCGCGAAGAACACGTTCAAGGAGAGCGTGCGCCAGCCCATCTACTTTGTGCTGGTGATGCTGTGCGGCGTGCTGATCCTGCTGAGCACCTGGGGTACCGGGTTCAGCATGGGGTACACCGAATCGGGGGAGGTCTCGAGCGACAATAAGCTCTTGCTGGACATCGGGTTGGCGACGGTGTTCGTCTGCGGCATGCTCCTCGCCGCGTTCATCGCGACCGCCGTGATCTCCCGCGAGATCGAGAATCGGACGGTGCTGACGGTGGTGAGCAAGCCGGTCAAGCGGCCGGTTGTTGTGTTGGGGAAGTACCTCGGGGTCGCGGCCGCGATGCTGATCGCGGTGGTCACGATGCTGATGTTTCTCCAGATGGCGATCCGGCACGGGGTCCTGAGCACCGCATCCGATGAGCTCGATGGTCCGGTGCTGCTGTTCACATTCCTGGCCGTGTTCATCGCGTTCGCTGTCGGCATCTGGTGCAACTTCTTTTATGGCTGGGTGTTCACGCAGACCGCCACGCTGCTCCTGTGCCCGTTGATGCTTGTCGCGTGGGTGTGCGTGCTGGTGGTAAGCCCGAAGTGGCAGATCCAGCCGATCGCAACGAGCTTCAAGCTCCAGATCACGATGGCGAGCATCGCCGTTGTGCTGGCTCAACTGGTCCTCGCGGCGATCGCGACGGCCGCGTCGTCCAGGTTGGGCCAGGTGATGACCATCGTGGTGTGCGCCGGGGTCTTCATGCTCGGACTGCTGTCGAACCACCTGTTCGGTCGGCTGGCATACCGGAACGAGTGGGTCGGGCGCATCGATCAGGTCTTTCCAACCAAGGCCCGCGACGAGGGGCTCACTGAGCCTGGCATGTCGTACATGGTCGCTCTGCAGAACGAGCCGAAGCAGACGATCAAACCGGGTGACTGTTTCTTCTACTCGCCCTCACCCAACGGCATCCCCATGCTCACTCGGTCGTTTCCGCCGTTCAAGGGTGATGTCGCCGAGCGGAGCGAGTTGCTGAGCCCGACAGTGCCCCCGTCGCTGATTGTTACAGAGGTCAAGGGCAAGCAGGTGACGGTGATGCGGGCCGGCGGTGCGGGCCCACTGTTCCAGGGCGAGGGGGGCGCCAGCGGCCTGTTTATTACCCCGCGTCCGCCGGCGCGGCTCGACTACGTGTTCCTGCGGGAGACCCAGGTCAACGTCCCCGCGCTGGTGGTTTGGGGCTTGGTGCCCAACGTTCAGTTCTTCTGGCTGCTCGATGCGGTGACCCAGAATCAACCGATTCCCTGGAGTCACATCGGGCTGGTGGCGCTGTATGCGGCCGCGCAGATCGGTGTCTTCCTGTCGGTGGCGGTGATTTTCTTCCAGCGCCGGGAAGTTGGATAG
- a CDS encoding ABC transporter ATP-binding protein, which produces MADSPSKHVIVVQKLVKVFRDFWLRPRARAVDDVTFEVHPGEVFGLLGPNGSGKSTTIKVILGLLHKTSGRVAVFGKPPDDVAVKRRIGYLPEESYLYPFLNARETLEYYAKLFELDRSIRNRRVDELLDMVGLAAVQFRPVSEYSKGMQRRIGIAQALINDPQLLILDEPTTGLDPIGNRQIKDLIIELGRRGKTVLLSSHLLADVEDCVNRMVILYGGKIREEGTCESLLTADDKTVLEFDSLNESLISEIDSLVRQRTAGQRSIERVSKPRQRLEDLFMDIVQRALAERVATAGAQHGGQTASFLRTEEPAQASGEALIDQLVNVAPEPALQAGRPSAEKSGSKQDGPDDAVLASLIGTPPPAAKPPTPPRPAGSTPAPSPSPDVDLGVIGDLMGGDTGGTKHGDPKPPERRP; this is translated from the coding sequence ATGGCCGACTCGCCCTCCAAACACGTCATTGTCGTCCAGAAGCTCGTCAAGGTCTTCCGCGACTTCTGGTTGCGCCCGCGGGCCAGGGCCGTGGACGACGTGACATTTGAGGTCCATCCCGGCGAAGTCTTCGGGCTGCTCGGGCCCAACGGGTCGGGGAAGTCGACGACGATCAAGGTCATCCTCGGCCTGCTCCACAAGACCAGCGGCCGTGTTGCGGTCTTCGGCAAGCCGCCCGACGATGTCGCGGTCAAGCGCCGGATCGGGTACCTCCCAGAAGAGTCGTACCTCTATCCGTTCCTCAACGCCCGCGAAACCCTCGAGTACTACGCCAAGCTCTTCGAGCTCGACCGCTCGATCCGTAACCGACGCGTCGACGAGCTGCTCGACATGGTCGGTCTCGCTGCGGTTCAGTTCCGCCCGGTCAGCGAGTACTCAAAGGGCATGCAGCGCCGGATCGGCATCGCCCAGGCCCTGATCAACGACCCGCAACTGCTCATCCTCGACGAGCCCACGACCGGCCTCGACCCGATCGGCAACCGCCAGATCAAGGACCTGATCATCGAACTCGGGCGCCGCGGCAAGACCGTCCTGCTCTCCAGCCACCTCCTCGCCGACGTCGAGGACTGCGTCAACCGCATGGTGATCCTGTACGGCGGCAAGATCCGCGAGGAGGGTACCTGCGAATCACTCCTTACCGCTGACGACAAGACTGTCCTCGAGTTCGATTCGCTCAACGAATCCCTGATCAGCGAGATCGATTCGCTCGTCCGCCAGCGTACAGCGGGACAGCGCTCGATCGAGCGGGTCTCCAAACCCCGCCAGCGCCTCGAGGACCTGTTCATGGACATCGTACAGCGGGCGCTCGCCGAGCGGGTCGCGACGGCCGGCGCTCAACACGGCGGACAAACCGCCTCGTTCCTCCGTACCGAAGAACCCGCCCAGGCGTCCGGCGAAGCCCTGATCGACCAACTTGTCAACGTAGCCCCCGAGCCCGCCCTACAGGCCGGCCGACCCTCCGCGGAGAAGTCCGGGTCCAAGCAGGATGGGCCCGACGATGCCGTGCTGGCCTCCTTGATCGGCACGCCCCCTCCCGCTGCCAAGCCGCCAACACCGCCGCGGCCGGCCGGCTCCACACCCGCCCCATCGCCGTCTCCCGATGTTGACCTGGGAGTCATCGGCGACCTCATGGGAGGCGACACCGGCGGTACGAAACATGGCGATCCAAAGCCGCCGGAGCGCCGGCCGTGA
- a CDS encoding phosphoribosylaminoimidazolesuccinocarboxamide synthase: MVGHTGQNGAVADGLIQGLRLPVHRSGKVRDVYELPVADGPGAGGEGRLLFVASDRISAFDVVLPTPITGKGRLLTQIAAWWFGFITEHRLAETHLISTQVSDIDAEAFAPGAAGDAARRYLEGRLTIGRRCRVVPIECVVRGYLEGSGWKEYQQTGSVCGVDLPKGLKQCDRLPRPIFTPATKASHGHDENISFEAAAEIAGLETMSVLRETSLKIYDAAAAHALSRGIIIADTKFEFGIPEEDVARSGRAWVQPILIDEALTPDSSRFWPADSYEPGRAQASYDKQFVREYLEGLTASGAWDKTPPGPALPDEVVRGTVERYTRARDALCG; the protein is encoded by the coding sequence ATGGTCGGACACACTGGTCAGAACGGAGCAGTCGCTGACGGCCTGATCCAGGGCCTCCGGCTGCCGGTGCACCGCAGCGGGAAGGTGCGGGATGTCTATGAACTGCCTGTCGCGGACGGGCCGGGCGCTGGGGGGGAAGGACGACTGCTCTTTGTGGCGTCAGATCGGATTTCAGCGTTCGACGTGGTTCTGCCAACTCCGATTACGGGTAAGGGGCGGCTGCTGACCCAGATCGCCGCGTGGTGGTTCGGCTTCATCACTGAGCACAGGCTGGCGGAGACCCACCTGATCTCGACACAGGTGTCCGATATCGATGCGGAGGCGTTCGCGCCGGGGGCGGCGGGGGACGCGGCGAGGCGATACCTCGAGGGGAGGCTCACCATTGGTCGCCGCTGCCGGGTGGTTCCAATTGAGTGCGTGGTCCGGGGCTACCTGGAGGGCTCGGGCTGGAAGGAGTATCAGCAGACGGGCTCGGTGTGCGGCGTCGACCTTCCGAAGGGTCTGAAACAGTGCGACCGCCTGCCGCGGCCGATCTTCACGCCGGCGACCAAGGCGTCGCACGGGCACGATGAGAACATCTCGTTCGAGGCAGCCGCGGAGATCGCAGGGCTGGAGACGATGTCGGTGCTGCGGGAGACATCGCTCAAGATCTATGACGCGGCGGCGGCGCACGCCCTAAGTCGGGGGATCATCATCGCGGACACGAAGTTCGAGTTTGGGATTCCCGAGGAGGACGTGGCCAGGTCGGGGCGCGCCTGGGTGCAGCCGATCCTCATCGACGAGGCGCTCACGCCCGACAGTTCGCGGTTCTGGCCCGCGGACTCGTACGAGCCGGGGCGGGCCCAGGCGAGTTACGACAAGCAGTTTGTGCGAGAGTACCTCGAGGGCCTGACGGCGTCCGGGGCGTGGGACAAGACACCCCCGGGGCCGGCGCTGCCGGACGAAGTGGTCCGTGGCACGGTGGAGCGGTACACGCGGGCGCGTGATGCGCTCTGCGGTTGA
- a CDS encoding endo-1,4-beta-xylanase → MLSFAVFDVHGPASQWPLRHAYLTGPDDAPIHADIRCEGGLIRCEKRSSDAAGICMQFPVDASAFSPDSRPAGRLTLQTCLLPVRSQPYLLSLELARHRLMLVINKMEDWALFELPADDPVMAAFEEARHAFTAAIVAQGVGATGTGADRRYTVNADQLARKALALAVDASELLALKQAQIQYAKRVSGELAAAAAVVPPANALTEHEARESRNALLGNVGVILSTPPLIGGTISPESFTPALQKLVSDSCDFVRMPMRWVEMEPTEGKYAFQSTDRWIEWAVRTAKLPVVAGPVVDFRPLCVPEWLYIWEHDYETLRELVYEHVKNIVTRYRRTVTAWTVVSGLHTNTNFAFTLEQIMDLTRICVSLVRKLQPGAAVQVEIDQPWGDACAQSARSIPPMLYAEMMAQAGINADVIALRVMMGRPDPGRATRDMMAFSAMLDRYATLEKPISVSALSAPSAPPATINEDTNQLDPGYWRSPWSPESQARWMTAALAVATSKPFVHSVCWNEIIDSPKSPSPEGLVTVEVQPKPSFRRLVEIREAIHGKRSPLSLAPLATPA, encoded by the coding sequence ATGCTCTCGTTCGCCGTCTTCGACGTTCACGGACCCGCGAGCCAGTGGCCCCTCCGCCACGCCTATCTCACAGGCCCGGATGATGCCCCGATCCACGCGGACATCCGCTGCGAGGGCGGGCTGATCCGCTGCGAGAAGCGATCCTCAGACGCCGCCGGCATCTGTATGCAGTTCCCCGTGGACGCCTCGGCATTCAGCCCCGACTCGCGTCCGGCGGGCCGGTTGACCCTGCAGACCTGCCTCCTCCCCGTCCGCAGCCAGCCCTACCTGCTCAGCCTCGAACTGGCCCGGCACCGGCTGATGCTGGTCATTAACAAGATGGAGGACTGGGCCCTGTTCGAACTGCCCGCGGACGACCCCGTCATGGCGGCGTTCGAGGAGGCCAGGCACGCCTTCACCGCGGCGATCGTGGCCCAGGGTGTCGGCGCCACCGGCACCGGCGCCGACCGCCGCTACACCGTAAACGCCGACCAACTGGCCCGAAAAGCTCTGGCGCTGGCGGTCGATGCCAGCGAACTGCTGGCCCTGAAGCAGGCCCAGATCCAGTACGCCAAGAGAGTCTCCGGGGAGCTGGCCGCGGCCGCGGCGGTCGTCCCGCCGGCCAATGCCCTCACCGAGCACGAGGCTCGCGAGAGCCGCAACGCGCTCCTCGGAAATGTCGGCGTGATCCTCTCGACCCCGCCGCTGATCGGCGGGACCATTTCTCCCGAGAGCTTCACACCGGCCCTGCAGAAGCTCGTGTCGGACTCGTGCGATTTTGTTCGGATGCCGATGCGCTGGGTCGAGATGGAACCGACCGAGGGCAAATACGCGTTCCAGTCGACCGACCGCTGGATCGAGTGGGCGGTGCGCACGGCGAAACTCCCGGTCGTCGCCGGCCCGGTCGTGGACTTCCGCCCCCTCTGCGTCCCGGAGTGGCTCTACATCTGGGAGCACGACTACGAGACGCTCCGGGAACTCGTGTACGAGCACGTCAAGAACATCGTTACACGCTACCGCCGCACCGTCACGGCGTGGACCGTCGTCTCCGGCCTGCACACGAATACCAACTTCGCGTTCACGCTCGAACAGATCATGGACCTCACCCGCATCTGCGTGTCGCTGGTGCGCAAGCTCCAGCCCGGAGCCGCGGTGCAGGTCGAGATCGACCAGCCGTGGGGCGATGCATGTGCCCAGAGCGCCAGGTCGATCCCCCCGATGCTCTACGCCGAGATGATGGCCCAGGCCGGAATCAACGCCGACGTCATCGCCCTCCGCGTGATGATGGGCCGCCCCGATCCCGGCCGGGCGACGCGGGACATGATGGCGTTCTCCGCGATGCTCGACCGCTACGCCACGCTGGAGAAGCCGATCTCGGTCTCCGCACTGAGCGCCCCGAGCGCCCCGCCCGCCACGATCAACGAGGACACCAACCAGCTCGACCCGGGGTACTGGCGCTCGCCCTGGAGCCCAGAGTCCCAGGCCCGCTGGATGACCGCCGCCCTTGCCGTCGCCACCAGCAAGCCGTTCGTGCACAGCGTCTGCTGGAACGAGATCATCGACTCACCCAAGTCGCCGTCGCCCGAAGGTCTCGTCACCGTCGAAGTGCAGCCGAAGCCCTCCTTCCGCCGCCTTGTCGAGATCCGTGAGGCCATCCACGGCAAGCGATCCCCCCTCTCCCTGGCCCCGCTGGCGACGCCGGCCTAG
- a CDS encoding ComEA family DNA-binding protein, with amino-acid sequence MTPEPTVRPPRPGDWTAGAAKWAAVLVLGSASVLGLAWTALARAPRPIPVAPGPIQSGSSRPTSEPAPRAEAAPHRPSPSSIARSININTATLAELELLPGIGPSLAQRIIDDRTAKGPFKTIDELDRVKGIGPTAIRKLRSMATVE; translated from the coding sequence ATGACTCCTGAACCCACGGTTCGCCCGCCACGACCCGGTGATTGGACGGCAGGAGCCGCGAAGTGGGCCGCCGTCCTCGTGCTGGGGTCTGCCTCGGTCCTGGGGCTGGCATGGACCGCTCTCGCCCGGGCGCCGCGCCCGATTCCCGTCGCGCCGGGTCCAATCCAATCCGGCTCTTCGCGGCCAACCTCAGAACCCGCGCCGCGAGCCGAGGCGGCCCCCCATCGCCCATCCCCGTCCTCGATTGCCCGGTCGATCAACATCAACACCGCCACGCTCGCCGAACTCGAACTCCTGCCCGGCATCGGGCCCTCGCTCGCCCAGCGCATCATCGACGACCGTACCGCCAAGGGCCCCTTCAAGACCATTGATGAACTGGACCGCGTGAAGGGAATTGGCCCAACAGCGATCCGGAAGTTGCGCTCGATGGCCACCGTCGAGTAA
- the mfd gene encoding transcription-repair coupling factor, giving the protein MNLITRLATDQAVLSIVREAQAGRRVVARGSVGSSISLVSAAIAQSTGRPVVLVVAHLDDADEITDELASAGVAAIRLPALEALPGEGSVSLDLFSQRLSIVRRIIALPERPGSISVLVCPIQALMQPVPDPARIGLVSLTLARGDTRGPAEIVRWLSAAGYSRADAVEEPGDFAVRGGIIDIFPPGAGPDSGAPVRLDFFGNELERLSEIDLDTLASDRAIDKIELVSASQDLLAAEPGARPVNLLELVPAGRDGAIAVLHETLEVVEQARGYFERITDDRKSGGIFGPPAVLKLLQERFGSFIEINQFSAAPAKAEALIDLPVSAVPHMADDASEAVKELASLAASHETLVLCQNDGELQRFRELCAEFAPDARIASEVQYLHRGFIWSPPPAAGRGAALPLLLLPYHELLHRFQTRRRMRSGADGRLRAGRAMDTFLDFEPGDYVVHRDHGIARFIGLSMMTPGSNRLAVTSRLLHGGPSAKPKRQRRDDPLEEFLTLEFANAARLHVPATKIDQVQKYIGGFKGSPPLSILGGERWKKQKEAVTESVRGLASELLRVRAAREHLPGIRYPADTAWQKEFEAEFPYQETDDQLAALAEIKKNMQDQRPMDRLLCGDVGYGKTELAIRAAFKAVEFGKQVAVLVPTTVLAEQHERTFKSRFADYPFKVESLSRFKTTKEVNDTLAALRKGHIDVVIGTHRLLSKDVHFADLGLVIVDEEQRFGVEHKERLLSLRMTVDVLTLSATPIPRTLHMSMLGLRDISSLATAPMDRRAVVTEVAPFNERRIQQAISRELARDGQVFFVHNRIHNISSIADDVQKLAPDARIVVGHGQMPPHELEQVMLAFMRRQADILVSTTIIESGIDIPTANTMIINDADRFGLADLHQLRGRVGRYKHRAYCYLLLPHDRPIAEKAVKRLKAVEEFSMLGAGFKIAMRDLEIRGAGNILGPEQSGHIAAVGYEMYCQLLDLAVKHLRGEAVAVPSETSIELHVTGLIPKSYIPSDQRRMEAYRRLATAATPEQLARFRTDLTQAYGEPTPNTQRLIDLVELRIAAANLSVKSIAIREKDVVLRTTDPGPLMARLKPGQGSVRLLPPKAGEDACEVYFRPPDNYMEPETLLRVLRKHLCDTPVQTTPASSTPPTRRT; this is encoded by the coding sequence ATGAACCTGATCACCCGCCTCGCCACCGACCAAGCCGTACTCAGCATCGTGCGAGAAGCGCAGGCAGGACGCCGGGTCGTGGCCCGCGGCTCGGTCGGCTCAAGCATCTCGCTCGTCTCCGCCGCGATTGCCCAGTCAACAGGCCGACCCGTGGTCCTGGTCGTGGCGCACCTCGACGATGCGGACGAGATCACCGACGAACTCGCCTCCGCGGGCGTCGCGGCGATCCGGCTGCCGGCGCTCGAAGCCCTGCCCGGTGAGGGCAGTGTCTCCCTCGACCTCTTCTCGCAGCGGCTGAGCATTGTCAGGCGCATCATCGCCCTGCCGGAGCGGCCGGGATCGATCTCCGTGCTCGTCTGCCCGATCCAGGCCCTCATGCAGCCGGTCCCAGACCCGGCACGCATCGGACTGGTCTCCCTCACACTCGCCCGCGGCGACACCCGCGGCCCCGCCGAAATCGTCCGGTGGCTTTCCGCGGCCGGCTACTCGCGCGCCGACGCCGTTGAGGAGCCCGGCGACTTCGCCGTGCGGGGCGGCATCATCGACATTTTTCCTCCCGGCGCCGGGCCCGATTCGGGCGCCCCTGTCCGGCTCGATTTCTTCGGAAACGAACTCGAACGTCTCTCTGAGATCGATCTCGACACCCTGGCGTCGGACCGGGCGATCGACAAGATTGAACTGGTGAGCGCCTCGCAGGATCTCCTCGCCGCCGAGCCCGGGGCACGCCCTGTAAACCTCCTCGAGCTGGTCCCGGCTGGACGGGACGGCGCGATCGCGGTGCTCCACGAGACGCTCGAAGTCGTCGAGCAGGCTCGCGGGTACTTCGAGCGGATCACCGACGATCGAAAGTCCGGCGGCATCTTCGGTCCCCCAGCGGTGCTCAAACTTCTCCAGGAGCGGTTCGGCTCGTTCATCGAGATCAACCAGTTCTCCGCGGCCCCCGCCAAGGCCGAGGCGCTCATCGACCTCCCCGTCTCGGCCGTGCCCCACATGGCCGATGACGCCTCCGAAGCCGTGAAGGAGCTCGCCTCGCTCGCCGCGAGTCACGAGACGCTCGTCCTGTGCCAGAACGACGGTGAACTGCAGCGTTTCCGCGAGCTGTGCGCCGAGTTCGCCCCGGACGCCCGCATCGCGTCGGAAGTTCAATACCTGCACCGCGGCTTCATCTGGTCACCGCCGCCCGCCGCCGGCCGCGGGGCCGCCCTTCCCCTTCTCCTGCTCCCCTACCACGAGCTGCTGCACCGCTTCCAGACGCGGCGTCGGATGCGGTCTGGCGCCGACGGCCGCCTCCGCGCCGGGCGCGCGATGGACACGTTCCTGGACTTCGAACCCGGGGACTATGTCGTCCACCGAGACCACGGCATCGCACGCTTCATCGGCCTGTCCATGATGACGCCGGGTTCGAACCGCCTCGCGGTCACCTCACGCCTGCTCCACGGTGGGCCGTCCGCCAAGCCCAAGCGCCAGCGCCGGGACGACCCGCTCGAGGAGTTCCTCACCCTCGAGTTCGCCAACGCGGCCCGCCTGCACGTCCCGGCCACCAAGATCGACCAGGTGCAGAAGTACATCGGCGGGTTCAAGGGCTCCCCGCCGCTCTCGATCCTCGGCGGCGAGCGGTGGAAGAAACAGAAGGAAGCCGTCACCGAGTCCGTCCGCGGGCTGGCCTCAGAACTGCTCCGCGTCCGGGCGGCCCGCGAGCACCTCCCGGGCATCAGGTACCCGGCCGACACCGCCTGGCAGAAAGAGTTCGAGGCGGAGTTTCCCTACCAAGAAACCGACGACCAACTCGCCGCGCTCGCCGAGATCAAGAAGAACATGCAGGACCAGCGCCCGATGGACCGCCTGCTGTGCGGCGATGTCGGCTACGGCAAGACCGAGCTGGCGATCCGCGCCGCGTTCAAGGCCGTCGAGTTCGGCAAGCAGGTGGCGGTGCTGGTCCCCACCACCGTCCTCGCCGAGCAGCACGAGCGCACCTTCAAGAGCCGTTTTGCCGACTACCCCTTCAAGGTCGAGTCTCTTTCCCGGTTCAAGACCACCAAGGAAGTCAACGACACGCTCGCCGCGCTCCGGAAAGGACACATCGACGTCGTCATCGGCACCCACCGCCTCCTGTCCAAGGACGTGCACTTCGCAGACCTGGGGCTGGTCATCGTCGACGAGGAGCAGCGCTTCGGCGTGGAGCACAAGGAGCGACTCCTCTCGCTCCGCATGACCGTCGACGTGCTCACCCTCTCCGCCACCCCCATCCCCCGCACGCTGCACATGTCGATGCTGGGACTCCGGGACATCTCATCGCTGGCCACCGCTCCGATGGACCGGCGTGCCGTGGTGACAGAGGTCGCTCCCTTCAACGAGCGCCGGATCCAGCAGGCCATCTCGCGGGAACTGGCCCGCGACGGGCAGGTCTTCTTCGTCCACAACCGCATCCACAACATCTCCTCGATCGCCGACGACGTCCAGAAACTCGCCCCGGACGCCCGCATCGTCGTCGGCCACGGCCAGATGCCGCCCCATGAACTCGAACAGGTCATGCTCGCCTTCATGCGCCGGCAGGCCGACATCCTCGTCTCGACCACGATCATCGAGTCGGGGATCGATATCCCCACCGCCAACACCATGATCATCAACGACGCCGACCGCTTCGGCCTCGCCGATCTCCACCAGCTCCGCGGCCGGGTCGGCCGCTACAAGCACCGGGCCTACTGCTACCTCCTGCTCCCCCACGACCGGCCCATCGCAGAAAAGGCGGTCAAACGACTCAAGGCCGTCGAGGAGTTCTCCATGCTCGGCGCCGGCTTCAAGATCGCCATGCGCGACCTGGAGATCCGCGGCGCCGGAAACATCCTCGGACCCGAGCAGAGCGGCCACATCGCCGCCGTCGGCTACGAGATGTACTGCCAGCTCCTCGACCTCGCCGTCAAGCACCTCCGCGGCGAGGCCGTCGCCGTCCCGAGCGAGACGAGCATCGAGCTGCACGTCACCGGGCTGATCCCCAAGTCCTACATCCCCTCCGACCAGCGGCGCATGGAGGCATACCGCCGCCTCGCCACGGCCGCAACGCCCGAGCAGCTCGCGAGGTTCCGAACGGATCTGACCCAGGCCTACGGCGAGCCGACCCCCAACACCCAGCGGCTGATCGATCTGGTCGAGCTCCGCATCGCCGCGGCGAATCTGTCAGTGAAGTCCATTGCCATACGGGAGAAGGACGTCGTGCTCCGCACAACCGACCCCGGCCCGCTCATGGCCAGGCTCAAGCCCGGCCAGGGCTCGGTCAGGCTGCTCCCACCCAAGGCGGGCGAGGATGCCTGCGAGGTCTACTTCCGCCCCCCGGACAACTACATGGAGCCGGAGACGCTCCTGCGGGTGCTGCGGAAGCACCTGTGCGATACCCCGGTCCAGACGACTCCTGCAAGCTCCACTCCCCCTACCCGTCGCACGTAA